The Porites lutea chromosome 7, jaPorLute2.1, whole genome shotgun sequence genome includes the window ACTCTTCGAATGCTTTCTTCCATTCCAGACCACACCAGGTTCCCTCCGGGTATTCAACGAGCTCGAAAGTGAACAAGTGTGGCGAATAGAAAGCTACGGCAACTATCCATGTGGAGAGAATGAAGAAGGGACACAGCTTGGATCTGATGAGTGGAGAACGGAGTGGAAATACCACGGCTCCAAGGCGATCCACTGCTATAAGAATCAGATTCTGAATCGAAACGACAGTGGAAACGTCTGAAAAGAAGGGGACAAGCTTACACAAGGCCTGACCAAGCTGACCACCGCTAAGAAACGAGTTGGTGTGCAAGTAGGACAGTCTCCAAGGTATCAAGAATATTGGAAACAGCATATCAGATGAGGCCATGTTTGCGATGAAATAATTTATCGGTTTTCTTAAGTTCGGCGTTTTATAAACGATCATAACAATGAGAGAATTTGCGGCCAGTGAAACGATAATGAACAGACAGTAGGTAACGGTTGCTCCGATTTTCCACGCTGTGGAATTTAACTGAGTGAAGCAGCTCGAAGACTCGCTGGATCTGTTCGCCGTTGAGTTCATGCTGAGTTTTGCGACGTTTCTACGGAATTGTACACATGCAGTCAAGTAACTTTGAATTACTGCTCTGTATACTGCGTATGCTGTTTGAGTGGCAGAACTTTTATTGACAATTGCAAGCCCCCTGCGAAGCCACAGCACAGCTGTCCTCTGAGGCCTTCAAAGAGTGACTTTGTATTGTAATGTTCCGGCATTATCCGCTAACCGACCTTTTGACAGAAACAGTGGGGTATTAGACTGTTATAAACCAACCAGAACACTTCATTTAGGTCAGGTGGTTGTATTAAGAAATCGATTGAGAAGATGATTAAACAAGTGTGTTTTAACACATTAAAAAATGATATCTTTGGTAGTACCATCATCAACAACACAAGTTTGACAGTTAACCACAGGAAGCAGAGGCGAAGCTGTCTTTAGGCCATTAAGTGCCCAGGCTTAACAGGTGAACATGAGGAAAAAATAAGTGCATATTATCACGTGTGCAATAAAACATGAAGTTTTTATAACATTTACTTCTCGATCGAGCTAAAAATGGAAAAACCAAAAGTCTGCTGTCGGCAAAGAGAAACTAGCAGGTTCTTCTGACAAGGGCCTGTTCAGACTCTTTTGACTGCTCAGTTTTAGTTGTTACAAAATTCAGTACTTGTTGACTACAGCTCTTTTTTTTCGATAACGTTGTGACACTTTATTTATATATAGTAGCGATTACTACTTTTAGGGTTCCAAGAGGAGCGTTTAATGACGGGAGtcatttaaaagagaaaggacTGAGTTTATTGTCATTTATGTAACAACCTACTTttcaaaactaatatgctttcggcgAAAATATAAAGAGAGCTTATGAATAGCGGAATATCCTGTCATCATCAACGCCTAATAAATGATGCCGATGGTTTGTCGctcaatttttaacttttacctGAGACGGGACAATCTTCAAAAGCGCCGCCGACAAAATTTTCCCCCTGGCAAAAACTAGACAAAATCGATTAAATAtactaaaatgtgtttttagtGTCAATAATTGAAAATCCATTATTCTTTCCATTAGCAAATGCAAGTGTTGTTAGTTGATGTGCCAATTTGAAAATACGCATATTCGATCATGAGCTACACTATTTGATAGTTAAATACAGGAAGCATTTAAGCCATAAAAGCCCAGGCTAAACAGGAATTTGAGGCAAAACTATAAATGTATGTTGTCACGTGTGCATAAAACCTGCAGTTTTTATGCATTCACTTCTCGATCGAACTTAAAATAGGAGGTTATAAAAGAAACGTTCTTCCTTAAAGAAAAAGACAAGGCGTACTTGTTTCTTCCGTCAGTCTTTGACTGCTTTTAATTGCTACAACCTTCAGTATTTCTTTACTACAATTCTTGTCTCTCGATAATGTTGTGGCATTTTAGGTATTTAggtatttaggtattttatttatttgccacacgattacgataattacaaaaagatgccaaaagaaaaaaatgtaggaagagatggcgaggaggcctaaaagaaactatagagcttatgttaattaggcctcctcaattacaatttttcgaagatagtataaacattacggcgacggatacaacataatatgaggtgaaaaattaaactaatcaatattacggaagtttacaaatgttgaatattaaaaggctttttcccaaaatttttgttggagtatactaataattattacaaataaatgccttaagtgctcttttaaaggagaaaggtgaggaagcgttgatgatgttggtgtttaaggtgttgtaaaatttaggtccttgataaaaaacggaaaattgtttggttcgagtacgacagaaaggcagacgaaatttacacgagtttcttgtattatacgaatgaatttgactttgtaaggtaaatttacaatgaaattttaaaggtagagtatggttttgataggagtacatgaataagcctagttgtattTTATCTTAAGAATGACCTGAAAACCCACCCGCGTAACTCATATCAATGCAACCATTAGCCGTCATAACGCGCTGCTCCCGTCCTAAAAGCGTGACGCCTTGTTCTCATATTCGCACTCTATTCTGATCAACGGATGAGCAAACTCGATGTGTCCTTCCTCATGTAACCACCTTTTGTGGCTTACACGCGCGAAGTCAGTTTAAGGAACATGATGGTCTGTTCCACAGACGACGCGTCTTCTGAGCAGCCTGGTTCCCGCGCATGTCAGCGTCCTCGATTGAACACCTGCAATTACATCAGTTCTGTCGCTGATACGCGGTACTAAGTCTTTTTTCCATCCGTGACCATTCCTACTTCTTTACATTGGTTAAATTGagctgttccaggctctcagatagtcaGGGGGAAGGGTACGCGAAATGTTCGCGGGgcggaaaaaggaatcgctgccCCTGCTATACTACAGCAAGCAGATTAATGAATACTAAGCCATTGTGTTTGTCTCATTTAGAAATCGACTGGTGAAAACTGTTAAGATACATATCATTTTTCgttaatatttctttttatttttcagcttatTTCCCCCTTGCATGAATATTTATTTTGTAGTtcacccaccccctcccccacaacGTTTCTAATGGTCCATCGCACCCTGCGAGCAGAACTTCCCAACTTGTTGAGTGACGGCAAGTGATCAAGCGAGCGAATGAACAGCTCTGGTGCTGGAAGGGTGCATTGTCCATCCCTGAGTTTTattcagtggcagatccaggggaggggcccgggggcccCGCCCCTccttatttttaaaccaaactaAGGCCCGAAGagtcgaaaaaaatttttggagacctgcccccccccccctccccttatctaagggtctggatgaccgccccctcttccttatctcaaggtctggatctggcacTGTTATTTACCACCCAAACTCTTACAATACGTCGCCTATGCTATCACTCTTTGCAGTCATGGCAGGGCAGAGGCAGGGGGGCATAAACTGGAACACATTTTACTTCTTAAAGTACATTAATAGTCATGATAGTTTTTATTGGCGAATGTTCCACGAACCTCTTACTCAACATATTCAAtgaaaagcacatttttgcgaCTTACGCCcgtacaaaagaacattttacgaGTCTTTTTATACCTTGCCGATAATTACTACGAAACATAAAGTTTATCGGGTTGATAGCACAGTAAGCGTGAATCAAAAAGTAGGTTACATAAAAATATATCGAGAAACTACACGAGAAATGGGCAGAACTGTCCTGATACGCTATGATTAAATGGTTCGTTCTGAAAGGCAACCAGCAAAGCAAAAACACTGTTACGCAACCACAACGAGCTCTAAAGTGAAGAcatctgaaaaattaaaaactatgGCAAAGATCCACGTGACGAGAATGAAGAAGGGACACAGCTTGGATCTGATGAGTGGGGAACGGAGTGGAAATACCAGGACTCAAAATCGATCCACTGCTATCAGAATCAGATTCTGAATCGAAACGACAATGAAAACGTTACCAAAGAAATGGACAAGCTTACGCAAGACCTGACCAAGCTTACCACCGATAAGAAACGAGTAACTGGTGTGCAAGCCGGACAGGCTCAAAGGTATCCAGAATAGTGGATACAACAAATCAGATGAGGCCATGTTTGcgataaaataatttatcggtTTTTTTAAGTTCGGCGTTTTGCAAACGAGGATAACAATGAGAGAGTTTGCGACCAGtgaaatgatgatgatcagACAAAAGGCAACGGTTCCTCCGATTTTCCACGCAGTGAAATCAGTAAGGAAGCTCTATGACCCGCTGGATCCGTTCACCGTTGAGTTCATGCTTAGGTTTGCGACTTATCTGAGGAATTGTACAAATGCAGTTAAGTAACTTTGAATTAATGCTCTGTATATTGCGTATCCTGTTCGATTCAGAACTTTTATTGGCAATTGTAAGTCCCCTGCGACGCCTCAGCACAGCTGCTTAAAGTGAGTTTGTATAATGGTGTCAGTTCTCAACTGACCTTAAGCCAACCAGAGTATTAAGAAATTGATTGAAAAGATAGGGCCTTTTTTCATTAGCGAAAAAGTTGTTTGTTAATCgagacaaattttccgtcatcaTCAACGCTAAACAAATGATGCGGATGGTTTGTcgcgcttttttaaaaattttgtctgAGACGGCAAAGTCTTCAAAGGCGCCgcggacaaaataaaaaaaaatcatcgcTTTATATATGATCTATATTTTGTTCTCTTACCCAAAATGCTCTGTGAGCACTATTAACTTAGGAAGTACTGTTGACTGCTAACCACTTT containing:
- the LOC140944671 gene encoding RYamide receptor-like; this translates as MASSDMLFPIFLIPWRLSYLHTNSFLSGGQLGQALCKLVPFFSDVSTVVSIQNLILIAVDRLGAVVFPLRSPLIRSKLCPFFILSTWIVAVAFYSPHLFTFELVEYPEGTWCGLEWKKAFEEFSSFASYQLASYILFIFIPVLLLVILYSIIVIKLKTKAHPGEQSANSQQQRNKRNRNVLQMSIAITLDNGMRIIQLETAVGAAMKNFEGAHGKR